In one Magallana gigas chromosome 9, xbMagGiga1.1, whole genome shotgun sequence genomic region, the following are encoded:
- the LOC105337070 gene encoding interferon-induced, double-stranded RNA-activated protein kinase, which produces MATTNNNALNLRDSIDNEDLWEIGSTDMSSMDDTSSDSLDQDVIENCLKYDPYIKRLYAEMRNIGAGGFGAVYEARHRLDKTKCALKIVLIDQKKFETREVETLAVLDHVNVLRYHESWVTDLPKPISYTKAFEGDEEEEEEEESDKFVCFAKEEEDSSSKNNNAIGGYSKSTSTSGKDLEEKYDACLVIKTELCNPGKTLKTLIECGEIFKMDDRDRQKLFLDIVFGLQYIHDHGFMHRDLKPPNIFISKENRAKIGDFGFARKYIMSDANGASPTSEKDRVCFSKNLGTSYYIAPEVENSTVYDRKADFYSLGMILFEMYYKMGSAMERDKTMNKLREEDFSDLKDISWNIQSVIQSLLSHEPSSRMELEMVIDKIMQPLEHQQSVEKTKVGAQQVNSPDMEYPGPARKLSFQRQISEPSPGATSEKHQPVQATAEELTKLTHNLKLIRVNKNIQFDREEDD; this is translated from the exons atggcAACAACTAATAATAACGCTCTGAATTTACGTGACTCTATTGATAATGAAGACTTATGGGAAATTGGCTCAACGGACATGAGTTCGATGGACGATACCTCGAGTGATTCTCTTGACCAAGATGTTATAGAAAACTGTTTGAAATATGATCCATATATAAAAAGACTTTACGCAGAGATGCGAAATATAGGTGCTGGAGGATTTGGGGCAGTTTATGAAGCAAGACACAGACTGGACAAAACAAAATGTGcacttaaaattgttttgattgatcaaaaaaaatttgaaacacGTGAAGTGGAAACTTTAGCTGTACTGGACCATGTGAATGTTCTCAGATATCATGAATCATGGGTAACTGATCTCCCTAAACCTATCTCTTATACTAAGGCATTTGAGGGGgatgaggaggaggaggaggaggaagaatctgataaatttgtttgttttgcaaaagaagaagaagattcTTCAAGCAAAAATAATAATGCCATAGGTGGTTATAGTAAGTCTACATCTACAAGTGGTAAAGATTTGGAGGAAAAATATGATGCCTGCTTGGTTATCAAAACTGAACTCTGCAACCCAGGGAAAACCCTTAAAACACTAATTGAATGTGGAGAAATATTTAAGATGGATGATCGAGACAGGCAGAAGCTGTTTTTGGATATTGTATTTGGTCTACAGTACATACATGACCACGGCTTCATGCATCGAGATCTAAAACCTCCGAATATTTTCATTAGCAAAGAGAATCGAGCCAAGATAGGGGATTTTGGATTTGCCAGGAAATACATAATGTCTGATGCAAATGGAGCTTCTCCAACATCTGAAAAGGACAGAGTTTGTTTCTCCAAAAATTTGGGGACATCTTATTACATTGCACCTGAAGTTGAGAACTCGACTGTTTATGACAGAAAAGCAGATTTTTACAGTCTTGGAATGATACTCTTCGAGATGTATTATAAGATGGGTTCTGCAATGGAAAGAGACAAAACAATGAATAAACTAAGAGAGGAGGACTTCAGTGATTTGAAGGATATTTCTTGGAATATTCAGAGTGTTATTCAAAGCCTTTTAAGTCATGAGCCCTCCTCAAGAATGGAATTGGAAATGGTTATTGACAAGATCATGCAACCGTTGGAGCATCAGCAAAGTGTTGAGAAGACCAAG GTTGGAGCACAACAGGTGAATTCTCCAGACATGGAATACCCGGGACCTGCCAGGAAACTTTCCTTCCAACGACAAATAAGTg AACCATCTCCTGGTGCTACTAGTGAAAAACACCAACCAGTTCAGGCTACTGCTGAGGAATTGACCAAATTGACCCATAACCTGAAATTAATCCGTGTTAACAAGAACATCCAATTTGACCGTGAGGAAGACGATTAA